In the Tautonia rosea genome, one interval contains:
- a CDS encoding YraN family protein has translation MFRLRLPIRWPISRKTDRPWNQWFGDRGERAASRYLRRKGMRILCRSYRTPRGEIDLVARDGDTLVFVEVKTRRRGQPAEAVTLDKQRRITRASLQFLKWHGLLDAARPVPCRFDIVAIVWPDGLGRPTIEHFPDAFDAAGPRGQFFV, from the coding sequence ATGTTCCGTCTTCGCCTCCCGATCCGGTGGCCGATCAGCCGGAAAACCGATCGCCCCTGGAACCAGTGGTTCGGCGACCGAGGGGAACGGGCCGCCTCCCGATACCTGCGCCGAAAGGGGATGCGCATCCTCTGCCGGAGCTACCGAACCCCTCGCGGAGAGATTGATCTGGTCGCCCGAGACGGGGACACGCTCGTCTTCGTCGAGGTCAAGACCCGTCGCCGAGGGCAGCCCGCCGAGGCCGTGACCCTGGACAAGCAACGGCGGATCACCCGCGCCTCGCTCCAGTTCCTCAAGTGGCACGGCCTGCTCGACGCGGCTCGTCCGGTCCCCTGCCGGTTCGACATCGTGGCAATTGTCTGGCCCGACGGCCTTGGCCGGCCGACCATCGAGCACTTCCCCGACGCCTTCGACG